In Quercus robur chromosome 11, dhQueRobu3.1, whole genome shotgun sequence, the following proteins share a genomic window:
- the LOC126706087 gene encoding prefoldin subunit 1, translated as MADEANRAAFMEIQGRMIETTGKLKQVQNQMRNKEGEKKRAFLTLEELRQLSNDTNTYKSIGRTFVLEPKSVLMNEQEQKLKDSETAIASLQASKEYLENQMAEVENNLRELLQQDPGLARQIMSMTVM; from the exons ATGGCCGACGAAGCGAACAGAGCT gCTTTTATGGAGATTCAAGGTCGCATGATTGAGACCACTGGAAAACTGAAGCAG GTGCAAAATCAGATGCGAAacaaagaaggagaaaagaagCGTGCTTTCCTTACCTTGGAGGAGCTGCGACAATTGTCTAATGATACAAATACCTACAAATCTATAG gGAGAAC GTTTGTTTTAGAGCCCAAGTCAGTTTTGATGAATGAACAGGAACAAAAGCTAAAGGATAGTGAAACAGCAATTGCCTCATTACAg GCGTCGAAGGAATATTTAGAGAACCAGATGGCAGAGGTGGAGAACAACTTGAGGGAGCTGTTGCAGCAAGATCCCGGTCTTGCTCGTCAGATAATGTCCATGACTGTAATGTGA